A part of Setaria viridis chromosome 8, Setaria_viridis_v4.0, whole genome shotgun sequence genomic DNA contains:
- the LOC117833273 gene encoding ABC transporter F family member 5 has translation MAAMDILSCKLRSLRLNSALLPSPPSPSRSVPISRRLRRRRHAPLHCRLTTSSSPSTSTTTTTTEEAKNQDLSSLLSSSSDPSAAGAAKKKRSGGSSGASSIPSGVRLEGISKSYKGVTVLKDVSWEVQRGEKVGLVGVNGAGKTTQLRIIAGLEEPDGGTVVKAKENMKIAFLSQEFEVSASRTVREEFFSAFEEEMEVKRRLEQVQAALEGATEDMDLMGRLLDELDLLQRRSKDVDLDMVDVKVQKLMPELGFASEDADRLVASFSGGWQMRMSLGKILLQDPDLLLLDEPTNHVDLDTIEWLESYLKTQDVPMVIISHDRAFLDQLCTKIVETEFGVSKTYKGNYSEYILAKAIAVEAQYAAWEKQQKEIEQTKELINRLGAGVNAGRASSEQKKLEKLEKEGLIEKPFQRKQLKIRFPERGRSGRTVLTIKNLQFGFEDKTLFNNANLIVERGEKIAIIGPNGCGKSTLLKLILGMEKPQGGEVLLGDHNVLPNYFEQNQAEALDLEKTVLDTVADAAEDWKLDDIKGLLGRCNFRDDMLDRKVQYLSGGEKARLAFCKFLVTPSTLLILDEPTNHLDIPSKEMLEEAISEYTGTVITVSHDRYFVKQIVNRVIEVKDQTIQDYKGDYNYYLERNLEARERELAREEELEEKAPKVKAKSKMSKAEKEARKKQKVQAFQQSKQKSKSLKNSKRWK, from the exons ATGGCCGCCATGGACATCCTCTCCTGCAAGCTCCGCTCCCTCCGCCTCAATTccgccctcctcccctcccctccttctccgTCCCGCTCCGTCCCCatctcccgccgcctccgccgccgccgccatgcaccCCTCCACTGCCGCCTAACCACCTCATCCTCCCCCTCaacttccaccaccaccaccactacggAAGAGGCGAAAAACCAGGAcctttcctccctcctctcctcatcctccgacccctccgccgccggcgccgccaagaAGAAGCGGTCGGGCGGCAGCAGCGGTGCGTCGAGCATCCCGTCGGGGGTGCGGCTGGAGGGCATCTCCAAGTCCTACAAGGGCGTCACCGTGCTCAAGGACGTGTCCTGGGAGGTGCAGCGCGGCGAGAAGGTGGGCCTCGTCGGCGTGAACGGCGCCGGCAAGACGACGCAGCTCCGCATAATCGCGGGGCTCGAGGAGCCCGACGGCGGCACCGTCGTCAAGGCCAAGGAGAACATGAAGATCGCCTTCCTCAGCCAGGAGTTCGAGGTCTCCGCCTCCCGCACCGTCAGGGAGGAGTTCTTCAGCGCCttcgaggaggagatggaggtcAAGCGGCGGCTCGAGCAGGTGCAGGCCGCGCTCGAGGGCGCCACCGAGGACATGGACCTCATGGGCCGCCTCCTCGACGAGCTCGACCTCCTGCAGCGGCGGTCGAAGGACGTCGACCTCGACATGGTGGACGTCAAGGTGCAGAAGCTCATGCCGGAGCTCGGGTTCGCGTCGGAGGACGCCGACCGCCTCGTCGCGTCCTTCAGCGGCGGGTGGCAGATGAGGATGTCCCTCGGCAAGATACTTCTTCAG GATCCTGATTTGCTGCTACTTGATGAGCCTACAAATCATGTCGATTTGGACACCATTGAGTGGCTGGAGAGCTATCTGAAGACTCAGGATGTGCCGATGGTCATCATATCTCACGACAGGGCTTTTCTTGATCAGTTGTGTACCAAGATAGTGGAAACTGAATTTGGTGTGTCCAAGACATACAAGGGTAACTACTCAGAGTACATTCTAGCCAAGGCGATAGCGGTCGAGGCACAGTATGCTGCGTGGGAGAAGCAGCAGAAGGAGATTGAACAGACAAAGGAACTGATAAACAGACTTGGAGCTGGAGTTAACGCGGGGCGTGCCTCCAGTGAGCAAAAG AAATTGGAGAAGCTTGAAAAGGAAGGGTTGATTGAGAAACCTTTCCAACGGAAGCAGCTAAAGATCAGATTCCCTGAGCGGGGAAGAAGTGGTAGAACCGTGTTAACAATAAAGAATCTTCAGTTTGGATTTGAGGATAAG ACTCTGTTCAACAATGCCAACCTAATAGTAGAGAGAGGTGAAAAGATAGCTATCATTGGGCCCAATGGATGTGGGAAGAGCACACTGCTTAAACTTATTTTGGGGATGGAGAAGCCACAAGGTGGTGAGGTGCTTCTTGGGGACCACAATGTGCTGCCAAACTATTTCGAGCAGAATCAG GCAGAAGCTCTTGATTTGGAGAAGACTGTGCTAGATACTGTAGCAGATGCTGCAGAAGATTGGAAGCTTGATGATATCAAAGGTCTGCTTGGCCGTTGTAACTTCAGGGATGACATGCTGGACAGAAAAGTTCAATATTTAAGTGGTGGAGAGAAG GCGAGGCTTGCATTTTGCAAGTTCTTGGTGACTCCATCTACTTTACTCATCTTGGATGAACCGACAAACCATCTTGATATCCCATCAAAAGAAATGCTTGAG GAGGCAATATCAGAGTATACAGGTACTGTGATAACAGTTTCTCATGATCGTTACTTCGTAAAACAAATTGTTAACCGGGTTATTGAAGTAAAAGATCAGACTATCCAGGACTATAAAGGAGATTACAAT TATTACCTTGAAAGGAACCTTGAAGCCAGAGAAAGGGAACTTGCCCGTGAGGAAGAGCTCGAGGAGAAAGCCCCCAAAGTAAAGGCCAAGTCCAAAATGTCGAAG GCGGAGAAAGAAGCCAGAAAGAAGCAGAAGGTGCAGGCCTTCCAACAAAGCAAGCAGAAATCGAAGTCGCTTAAAAACTCAAAGAGGTGGAAGTGA
- the LOC140220054 gene encoding uncharacterized protein: protein MGKRKDRAAKEQNPDLPLHSHPTTSTTEHKRRQRRDPVPATGSDSEPDPSPPSSPAGSVRRLIEPYSKPRLVAILAEATASDPALRARLVAAADASPSHRRLFVHGLPPRADAAALAEAFSRFGALAECHAVADRGRRCRGYAFVSFASRAAARRALLDAPRVLVASRHVSAQFASAGPDRSRGCGGGAGRRVYVTNVAPDAGAERLRAFFARFGELEGGPFGFDADTGRSRGYALFVYRAAAGAATAVAEPYRVFEGRMLHCQLANEPARKAKAPPAPPLPAAEAPALQPMLDAIAAAGVGDLAAYARDPAQAAALLGQNPALAAAALSSALAAAAQSPAVAAVATNPAAASALMPVAAAAGRRTRATTAAAAVPSPVKFGVRPSGGAGLLGPYKPPAHHRRHWRLRRLLHVEDHPLRGAIDHRLSFSHVTDIAACFCSGF from the coding sequence ATGGGGAAGAGGAAGGACAGAGCCGCCAAGGAGCAGAACCCCGACCTCCCCCTACATTCCCATCCCACCACCTCCACGACCGAGCACaagcgccggcagcggcgagacCCCGTCCCGGCAACCGGCTCCGACTCCGAGCCGgacccctcgccgccgtcctcgccggcggGATCCGTGCGGCGCCTGATCGAGCCCTACTCGAAGCCCCGCCTCGTCGCCATCCTAGCGGAGGCGACCGCGTCCGACCCCGCGCTGCGcgcccgcctcgtcgccgccgccgacgcgtccCCGTCCCACCGCCGGCTCTTCGTCCACGGCCTTCCCCCGCGCGCCGATGCCGCCGCGCTCGCGGAGGCGTTCTCCCGCTTCGGGGCCCTCGCCGAATGCCACGCCGTCGCGGAccgcgggcggcggtgcagAGGGTACGCCTTCGTGTCcttcgcctcccgcgccgccgcccgccgcgccctcctGGACGCCCCGCGCGTCCTCGTCGCCAGCCGCCACGTCTCGGCGCAGTTCGCCTCGGCCGGCCCCGACCGGTCCCGCgggtgcggtggcggcgccgggaggCGGGTGTACGTGACCAACGTCGCGCCGGACGCCGGCGCGGAGCGCCTGCGCGCGTTCTTCGCGCGGTTCGGGGAGCTCGAGGGCGGGCCGTTCGGCTTCGACGCCGACACGGGCAGGTCCCGCGGGTACGCGCTGTTCGTGtaccgcgcggcggccggcgccgcgacggcggtggcAGAGCCGTACCGCGTGTTCGAGGGGCGCATGCTGCATTGCCAGCTCGCCAATGAACCCGCGCGGAAGGCCAAGGcacccccggcgccgccgctaccGGCGGCAGAGGCGCCCGCGTTGCAGCCGATGCTTGATGCCATagcggccgccggcgtggggGACCTTGCAGCCTACGCGCGGGACCCGGCGCAGGCTGCGGCATTGCTCGGGCAGAACCCGGCGCTTGCAGCTGCGGCATTGAGCTCTGCATTGGCGGCTGCTGCACAGAGTCCGGCAGTGGCTGCTGTTGCCACAAATCCGGCTGCTGCGTCTGCACTGATGCCAGTAGCTGCGGCCGCAGGAAGACGGACAAGGGCAACGACCGCAGCAGCGGCGGTGCCATCGCCGGTGAAGTTTGGTGTTCGAccaagcggcggcgcagggctgCTTGGGCCATACAAGCCACCAGCCCACCATCGTCGCCATTGGCGTCTGCGGCGGCTGCTGCACGTGGAGGATCATCCACTGCGGGGAGCCATTGACCACCGACTTTCGTTCAGTCATGTAACTGACATTGCAGCGTGCTTTTGTAGTGGCTTTTAG
- the LOC117833272 gene encoding disease resistance protein Pik-2: protein MADLAIGISRAAVQLLADKVRTAIKEEAEQWQIVQRDLVFITGEFEMMQSFLNVADAERVRNDVVWTWVRQVRDLSYDTEDCIEFVLQLDTKKRSWWLRLLASCGKTGAALPVDEAVAETTLLRARVVDVSQRNIRYNLIVDSGSKPINQQVQRTAASSTSSFDILTNAVKKTSPLDLPGLITREDEDLQVISVCGPEGDLGKVAIIRKLYGDSRIYKEFECRAWVKLMEPFNAHEFIRTLMIQFFAHSCCSQEQQEGSISLDALMRMQVAQGDLLKEFANKISTHRYLIVLEDLYTMAQLDTIRSYLPDTKKGSRIVLLTHQPVIASLCAGEPCRVFELVQFSPDHSVCVYFKEGFQHDRVHSFIKEEPDHSLCKYGLLGRDIEVDALFEQIQEGRLISLWGMPGVGKSGLIWDIYCKWQTSNNSWKHAWASVSHPFNPTDFSRNLLLNLYLESISSEERYSKAHQAKDPIQECRHLLHEHVYLVVIDGLQSTEDWDWIKSNLIGSGGSRSCIITITSEESVGEHCAVSSNNAVVHNIKGLEADAPLELFEKILEEEGCYQEDQMKEEAYHIVSKCGGLPKVTVTLARYLARRPSKLKQEMRRLSNNFMHELETNPEFAPLRGILAWMHSYLHACPRHLKKCMLYLSVFPQDGIIGRRRLVRRWIAEGYSKGTDSISMEKYAEKLFDEVAALSIIQPVLEASKVIGYRVNGFFREYIISRPVEERVFFPVEVSALEKGHGRLTTEGIGQHLALGRSWEDDRFVFEGLDFSRLRSLTVFRTMFWPWYVSDRMRVLRVLDLENAAGVRNVDLEAAGKLLPRLKFLSLRGQRNVSRLPDSVGELMQLQTLDIRDTSIVALPPCITRLQKLQYIRAGNYTIAWTQYDIGRGTDGSFSNGVEVPRGIERLKALQTLGAIDVNTAGDATLSEIRSLFPQLKKLELFRINRKVSERFFQLLDFDARHLESLSLQFEKNDHFVHSNFIHFPEGLRSLKVHGHVEKFPRIRYQNNLLKLTLEKTTLFTPDDIEVMGSLPSLRTLRLRVNEDQDGELQFQYGYFSKLEVLEIVCKSKLRVRFGFDAMEKLEQLKIHCLMGSDMQFSGLEHPVSLKQVWLMGDFVDALKVALEQQLVKHLNKPAPKLEVLL, encoded by the exons ATGGCGGACCTTGCAATCGGGATTTCCAGGGCGGCGGTTCAGTTGCTGGCGGACAAAGTCAGGACCGCCATCAAGGAGGAGGCAGAGCAGTGGCAGATTGTGCAGCGTGATCTCGTGTTCATCACGGGGGAGTTCGAGATGATGCAGTCCTTCCTCAACGTCGCCGACGCGGAGCGCGTCAGGAACGATGTTGTGTGGACCTGGGTGAGGCAGGTCCGCGACCTCTCCTATGACACGGAGGACTGCATTGAGTTCGTCCTCCAACTGGACACAAAGAAGAGGTCCTGGTGGCTCCGGCTGTTGGCGTCTTGTGGCAAGACGGGAGCAGCGCTGCCAGTGGACGAAGCCGTCGCCGAGACAACACTGCTGAGGGCTCGAGTGGTGGACGTGAGCCAGAGGAACATACGCTACAACCTTATTGTAGACTCTGGCTCCAAACCCATCAATCAGCAGGTTCAAAGGACTGCTGCCTCCAGCACAAGTTCATTTGACATTCTCACCAATGCTGTTAAGAAGACGAGCCCCTTGGATCTTCCCGGATTGATCACTAGGGAAGACGAGGACCTTCAAGTGATCTCGGTCTGCGGACCAGAAGGTGATCTTGGGAAAGTAGCCATCATCAGGAAGTTGTACGGTGATTCAAGAATCTACAAGGAATTTGAATGCCGCGCCTGGGTGAAGCTTATGGAGCCTTTTAATGCTCATGAGTTTATACGGACCTTGATGATTCAGTTCTTCGCACACTCTTGCTGCAGCCAAGAACAACAAGAAGGAAGCATAAGTCTGGATGCGTTGATGAGGATGCAGGTCGCCCAAGGCGATCTGCTAAAGGAGTTTGCTAATAAAATCAGCACACATAGGTACCTCATCGTCCTTGAAGACCTATATACCATGGCACAGTTGGATACCATCAGATCCTACCTGCCGGACACGAAGAAAGGAAGCCGGATTGTCTTGTTAACCCACCAGCCGGTGATCGCAAGCCTATGCGCGGGGGAGCCGTGTCGAGTTTTTGAGCTTGTCCAGTTTTCACCGGATCACTCTGTCTGCGTCTATTTCAAAGAG GGTTTCCAGCATGATAGAGTCCATTCCTTTATAAAGGAAGAACCCGACCATTCATTGTGCAAGTATGGCCTTCTTGGACGTGACATTGAAGTGGATGCACTTTTTGAGCAAATCCAAGAAGGTCGTCTTATTTCTTTGTGGGGAATGCCTGGTGTTGGTAAATCAGGACTCATTTGGGACATCTACTGCAAATGGCAGACTAGTAATAATTCATGGAAGCACGCTTGGGCTAGTGTTTCCCATCCATTCAATCCCACAGACTTCTCCCGAAATTTACTTCTGAATTTGTATCTGGAATCAATTTCTTCGGAGGAAAGATATTCTAAAGCACATCAAGCAAAAGATCCCATCCAAGAATGTCGACATCTTCTACATGAGCATGTGTACCTAGTCGTAATTGATGGTTTGCAGTCCACGGAAGACTGGGATTGGATAAAATCTAACTTGATAGGAAGCGGAGGTTCAAGAAGCTGTATCATCACCATTACTTCGGAAGAAAGTGTTGGCGAACATTGTGCAGTATCATCAAACAATGCAGTAGTGCATAATATCAAAGGTCTTGAAGCTGATGCACCCCTTGAACTGTTCGAAAAG ATTCTCGAGGAGGAAGGATGCTATCAGGAAGACCagatgaaagaagaagcatATCATATCGTGTCCAAGTGTGGCGGGCTTCCAAAAGTGACTGTAACTTTGGCAAGATACTTGGCCAGAAGACCAAGCAAACTCAAGCAGGAGATGAGGCGTCTGAGTAACAACTTTATGCACGAGCTAGAGACCAACCCAGAGTTTGCTCCCTTACGTGGCATACTTGCCTGGATGCATTCTTACTTGCATGCTTGCCCTCGGCATCTCAAGAAATGCATGCTTTATCTATCGGTCTTTCCTCAAGACGGGATCATCGGGAGGAGGCGTTTGGTGAGGCGGTGGATCGCGGAGGGCTACTCAAAGGGCACCGACAGCATTAGCATGGAGAAGTACGCGGAGAAGCTTTTTGACGAGGTTGCTGCACTGAGCATCATTCAGCCAGTACTGGAGGCAAGTAAGGTTATTGGGTACCGAGTCAATGGTTTCTTCCGCGAGTATATCATCTCGCGGCCGGTGGAAGAGAGAGTTTTCTTTCCAGTGGAAGTCTCTGCACTGGAGAAGGGGCATGGCCGGCTGACCACAGAAGGCATAGGACAGCACCTAGCACTTGGGAGATCCTGGGAGGATGACCGGTTTGTGTTCGAGGGTTTGGACTTCTCACGGCTACGGTCTTTGACAGTGTTTAGAACAATGTTTTGGCCATGGTACGTCTCGGACAGGATGAGGGTGCTTCGGGTGCTGGATCTAGAGAATGCAGCGGGTGTACGGAATGTTGATTTGGAGGCGGCAGGGAAGCTGCTGCCTCGTCTGAAGTTCCTCTCGCTAAGAGGACAGAGGAATGTTTCGCGACTGCCAGATTCCGTGGGTGAGCTGATGCAGCTGCAAACTCTGGATATCAGAGACACCTCTATAGTCGCGCTACCACCATGCATCACCCGGCTACAGAAGCTGCAGTACATTCGTGCAGGTAACTACACCATAGCGTGGACGCAATATGACATCGGACGTGGAACTGATGGCTCTTTCAGCAATGGTGTTGAGGTTCCAAGAGGGATCGAGAGACTGAAAGCCTTGCAGACGCTTGGTGCTATTGATGTAAATACTGCAGGGGATGCCACTCTTAGTGAGATCCGTTCCCTCTTTCCCCAGTTGAAAAAACTCGAATTGTTCAGGATCAACCGCAAAGTCAGCGAAAGGTTTTTTCAGCTTTTAGATTTTGATGCACGTCATTTGGAATCATTGTCTTTGCAGTTTGAGAAGAACGACCATTTTGTTCATTCGAACTTCATCCACTTTCCCGAAGGCCTACGGAGCCTAAAGGTGCACGGCCATGTAGAGAAGTTCCCAAGGATCAGGTATCAAAATAATCTCTTGAAGCTGACTTTAGAGAAGACTACACTGTTCACACCAGATGACATAGAGGTCATGGGGAGCTTACCAAGTCTGCGTACTCTGCGCCTCCGTGTCAATGAAGATCAAGATGGCGAGCTCCAATTTCAGTATGGCTATTTCAGCAAACTCGAGGTCCTCGAGATTGTCTGCAAATCGAAGTTACGTGTAAGGTTTGGCTTTGATGCAATGGAAAAGCTTGAGCAGCTGAAGATTCACTGCCTTATGGGGTCGGATATGCAGTTCTCTGGGTTAGAGCACCCGGTTTCCCTCAAGCAAGTCTGGCTTATGGGTGACTTCGTCGACGCACTCAAGGTAGCATTGGAGCAGCAACTTGTCAAGCATCTGAATAAACCTGCTCCGAAACTGGAGGTTTTGTTATGA